One Pelecanus crispus isolate bPelCri1 chromosome 14, bPelCri1.pri, whole genome shotgun sequence genomic window carries:
- the LOC104025985 gene encoding protein FAM83D, with protein MANPSQCLEEGAGRWPPRPPGPYSEAQRLALEELVAGGPEALRAFLRREQLPPFLSEPEVQAIARGALPPAAAAPEPAGEASLGASLDASSLTYFPERSDLEPPALELGWPGFASGAFRGLTRVEAHFQPGCGESIYGCKEAVRRQIRSARQVIALVMDSFTDIDIFGDLQDAYNNRKVPVYILLDQDFLPHFLEMCKNLGVCPEQESLMRVRTLTGNTYYMRSGAKIVGKVHEKFMLIDGIRVTTGSYSFTWSDGKLNSSNLLLLSGQVVEHFDLQFRILYAQSMPISPKWPSSCRNSGIFDHLVNRIESPKEYTVEGNLRAEFARLSSTPKKLLKELDQAEDTPGGKPCNLGRSCLCEEEWFSDQEATVERKSASTQTGPWEEKSVVTMCNAATQISAVTAETGTQTSVTARMTGTQTSVLLKTAVTQTKEDEYTETPLLPRKLSKEGSSLSGKAVSSSSLRSLSSSSSQCSLASSAGSLSSLRSFEYSSSHRAEYFQKLHKERQFHYSTIRSKLSHMVDILSRRGRVPENYMTQYTGRCNLKQRRDISASLRSLRDVSLFSLNK; from the exons atGGCCAACCCGTCGCAGTGCCTGGAGGAGGGCGCCGGGCGCtggccgccgcggccgcccgggccCTACAGCGAGGCGCAGCGGCTGGcgctggaggagctggtggcGGGCGGCCCCGAGGCGCTGCGGGCCTTCCTGCGGCGGGAGCAGCTGCCGCCGTTCCTCTCGGAGCCCGAGGTGCAGGCCATCGCGCGGGGCgccctgccgcccgccgccgccgccccggagCCGGCGGGCGAGGCCTCGCTCGGCGCCTCCCTCGACGCCTCCTCGCTCACCTACTTCCCCGAGCGCTCGGACCTGGAGCCGCCGGcgctggagctgggctggccGGGCTTCGCCAGCGGCGCCTTCCGCGGGCTGACGCGGGTGGAGGCCCACTTCcagcccggctgcggggagAGCATCTACGGCTGCAAGGAGGCGGTGCGGCGGCAGATCCGCTCCGCCCGGCAG GTGATTGCCCTTGTGATGGATTCCTTCACAGATATTGATATCTTTGGTGACCTTCAGGATGCCTATAACAACCGCAAAGTCCCTGTCTATATTCTTCTTGACCAGGACTTTCTACCCCATTTCTTGGAAATGTGCAAGAATTTGGGAGTTTGTCCTGAGCAGGAAAGT cTGATGAGAGTTCGAACTCTCACAGGGAACACGTACTACATGAGGTCAGGTGCCAAAATTGTTGGGAAAGTCCATGAGAAGTTCATGTTGATTGATGGCATTAGAGTGACAACAGGCTCCTACAG TTTCACATGGTCCGATGGGAAGCTGAACAGCAGTAACTTGCTGCTCTTGTCAGGTCAAGTGGTTGAACATTTTGACCTCCAGTTCAGGATTCTTTATGCCCAGTCGATGCCCATCAGCCCTAAGTGGCCATCCAGCTGCAGGAACAGTGGGATATTCGATCACCTGGTGAACAGAATAGAGTCCCCTAAAGAATATACTGTGGAAGGTAACTTGAGAGCAGAATTTGCCAGGCTGTCTAGTACTCCAAAGAAATTGTTGAAAGAACTAGATCAGGCTGAAGATACTCCTGGAGGCAAACCTTGTAACCTGGGGCGTTCTTGCCTCTGTGAAGAGGAGTGGTTCAGCGATCAAGAGGCCACAGTGGAACGGAAAAGTGCATCGACTCAAACTGGCCCATGGGAAGAGAAGTCTGTAGTGACCATGTGTAATGCTGCCACGCAGATCAGCGCTGTAACGGCAGAAACTGGCACTCAGACTTCTGTCACTGCTAGAATGACGGGCACTCAGACTTCAGTTTTGCTGAAGACTGCAGTGACACAGACAAAGGAAGATGAGTACACAGAAACACCCCTGCTTCCCAGAAAGCTGTCAAAAGAAGGATCTTCTCTGTCCGGAAAGGCTGTATCAAGTTCTAGTCTGCGATCACTGTCTTCGTCATCGTCCCAGTGCTCTCTTGCAAGCTCTGCTGGCTCACTATCTTCTCTCCGGTCCTTTGAATATTCTAGCAGTCACAGGGCAGAATATTTCCAAAAACTGCATAAAGAGAGGCAGTTCCACTACTCCACTATCAGGTCGAAGCTTAGCCACATGGTGGATATCCTATCCCGGAGAGGACGTGTACCTGAAAACTACATGACCCAATACACTGGAAGATGCAATCTAAAACAGAGGCGTGACATCAGTGCCAGCCTGCGCAGCCTCCGGGATGTTTCACTCTTTTCTCTGAACAAATGA
- the LOC104026583 gene encoding protein FAM83D-B, producing MANPSQCLEEGAGRWPPRPPGPYSEAQRLALEELVAGGPEALRAFLRREQLPPFLSEPEVQAIARGALPPAAAAPEPAGEASLGASLDASSLTYFPERSDLEPPALELGWPGFASGAFRGLTRVEAHFQPGCGESIYGCKEAVRRQIRSARQMIALVMDSFTDTDIFRDLLEACSQRQVKAYILLDQSSFSHFLKMCKDLGVDLEQEKSMRIRNITGNTYYTRSGAKIVGKVREKFMLIDGIRVTTGSYSFTWTDGKLNSSNILILSGPAVAHFDLEFRILYARSKPINLKELSSCKKNKVLDQLVRITVASRDLTRENFLRMEFLYLRAFVGNLKRKRSWLHASREAVYVSNNAMHASPPLTKRNGSLVMRPHWIIER from the exons atGGCCAACCCGTCGCAGTGCCTGGAGGAGGGCGCCGGGCGCtggccgccgcggccgcccgggccCTACAGCGAGGCGCAGCGGCTGGcgctggaggagctggtggcGGGCGGCCCCGAGGCGCTGCGGGCCTTCCTGCGGCGGGAGCAGCTGCCGCCGTTCCTCTCGGAGCCCGAGGTGCAGGCCATCGCGCGGGGCgccctgccgcccgccgccgccgccccggagCCGGCGGGCGAGGCCTCGCTCGGCGCCTCCCTCGACGCCTCCTCGCTCACCTACTTCCCCGAGCGCTCGGACCTGGAGCCGCCGGcgctggagctgggctggccGGGCTTCGCCAGCGGCGCCTTCCGCGGGCTGACGCGGGTGGAGGCCCACTTCcagcccggctgcggggagAGCATCTACGGCTGCAAGGAGGCGGTGCGGCGGCAGATCCGCTCCGCCCGGCAG ATGATTGCCTTGGTTATGGATTCCTTCACAGATACCGATATCTTCAGAGACCTCTTAGAAGCTTGTAGCCAGCGGCAGGTTAAAGCATATATCCTTCTAGATCAGTCTTCATTTTCCCACTTTCTAAAAATGTGCAAGGATCTGGGAGTTGACCTGGAACAGGAAAAG TCGATGAGAATTCGAAATATCACGGGGAACACATACTACACGAGGTCGGGTGCCAAAATTGTTGGAAAAGTCCGTGAAAAGTTCATGTTAATTGATGGCATTAGAGTGACAACAGGCTCCTACAG TTTTACATGGACAGATGGGAAgctgaacagcagcaacattttgATCCTGTCAGGCCCTGCAGTTGCACACTTTGACCTGGAATTTCGGATTCTTTATGCACGGTCAAAGCCTATCAACCTCAAAGAGTTATCCAGCTGCAAGAAGAATAAGGTGTTGGACCAGCTGGTCAGGATAACAGTGGCCTCCAGAGACTTGACCAGGGAAAACTTCCTGAGAATGGAGTTTTTGTATCTCAGAGCATTTGTAGGAAATCTAAAAAGGAAGCGAAGCTGGCTGCATGCCTCAAGGGAGGCAGTCTACGTGTCAAATAATGCAATGCATGCCTCTCCTCCACTGACTAAGAGGAATGGCTCTCTAGTTATGAGGCCACACTGGATCATAGAGAGATGA